A genomic segment from Pseudoalteromonas aliena SW19 encodes:
- a CDS encoding tetratricopeptide repeat protein — MSNIVSINAQNLQQVLGETSQQKLVLLNFFSPQSPDCIGQAAILDKVAAEYASYIVVANLDCDAEQALASQLAQQVGLQTLPTLVLLKDSAPVDLLAGVQSEAQIREALAKHLPAQQDLLLEQAKQALLRSDLNAAFNYAKQAYEIDSTNARIKLVLADICIQIHKVDEAQALINTIDAQEQDAYFNNIKAKCEAALEAKDSPEIKEKQQQVEKYPNDLELKEELSILLNEAGRKEEALDILFTVLQKDLNFNEAKPSFLAIIASLPDGDALAAKYRRKLYSILY, encoded by the coding sequence ATGAGCAACATAGTTAGTATTAATGCGCAAAACCTTCAACAAGTACTCGGTGAAACATCACAGCAAAAATTGGTGTTGCTTAACTTTTTCTCTCCTCAAAGTCCTGACTGCATTGGACAGGCTGCAATTTTAGATAAAGTAGCGGCTGAATATGCAAGCTATATAGTAGTAGCAAACCTAGATTGCGATGCAGAGCAAGCGCTCGCTTCTCAACTTGCGCAACAAGTTGGTCTGCAGACACTGCCTACGCTTGTATTATTAAAAGACTCTGCACCAGTAGATCTACTTGCAGGTGTTCAAAGTGAGGCACAAATACGCGAAGCTCTTGCAAAGCATTTACCTGCGCAACAAGACTTACTGCTAGAACAAGCAAAGCAAGCGTTGTTAAGGTCAGATTTAAATGCTGCATTTAATTATGCAAAGCAAGCTTATGAAATAGACAGCACTAACGCACGCATCAAATTAGTGCTTGCAGACATCTGTATTCAAATTCATAAAGTTGATGAAGCGCAAGCGCTTATAAATACAATAGATGCACAAGAGCAAGATGCTTACTTTAATAATATAAAAGCAAAATGCGAAGCTGCGCTTGAAGCAAAAGACTCACCAGAGATTAAAGAAAAGCAACAACAAGTAGAAAAGTACCCAAATGACTTAGAATTAAAAGAAGAGCTAAGTATTTTACTCAATGAAGCGGGCAGAAAAGAAGAAGCATTAGATATACTATTTACAGTGCTGCAAAAAGATCTGAATTTCAATGAAGCAAAACCAAGCTTTTTAGCCATTATTGCCTCTTTACCCGATGGCGATGCACTTGCAGCTAAGTATCGTCGCAAGTTATATAGTATTTTATACTAG